One segment of Nostoc flagelliforme CCNUN1 DNA contains the following:
- a CDS encoding IS5 family transposase, which translates to MSKAYPSNLTRVQYEFLSEMIPEPKPGGRKREVDIWEVLNGIFYVLVEGVRWRSLPGDFPAWQTVYTYFRNWRKDGTWLEIHDTLRQWTRIEQERHSSPSEAIIDSQSVKTAAMVHKAVGYDAGKKIKGRKRFMTVDTLGLVLRVLVTAASVGEREGGKKVLKRVKQSSNQVSRLTTIWVDGGFNGDPFMQWVMDFCRWIVQVVLRPEQTKGFVLLKKRWVVERTFGWLMGCRRLVRDYELLPETSETFIYLAMIRIMVRRLA; encoded by the coding sequence ATGAGTAAAGCATACCCCAGCAATCTGACCCGTGTTCAATATGAATTTCTGAGTGAGATGATTCCAGAACCAAAACCTGGTGGTCGCAAGCGTGAAGTTGATATATGGGAAGTCCTTAACGGAATTTTTTATGTCTTGGTAGAAGGAGTTAGATGGCGATCGCTACCGGGTGACTTTCCCGCATGGCAGACAGTGTACACCTATTTTCGTAATTGGCGCAAAGATGGAACTTGGCTAGAAATTCACGATACACTCCGGCAGTGGACGCGAATTGAGCAGGAGCGCCATTCGAGTCCATCAGAGGCAATCATTGATAGTCAAAGTGTGAAAACTGCTGCAATGGTACATAAAGCTGTGGGCTACGATGCGGGCAAGAAAATAAAAGGGCGCAAGCGATTTATGACAGTTGATACCTTGGGTTTAGTTTTGCGGGTCTTGGTAACAGCAGCCAGTGTGGGTGAGCGTGAAGGGGGCAAAAAAGTTCTTAAACGGGTAAAGCAATCTAGCAACCAGGTTTCTCGTTTGACAACCATTTGGGTGGATGGCGGCTTTAATGGTGATCCGTTCATGCAGTGGGTGATGGACTTCTGTCGTTGGATTGTGCAGGTGGTTCTGCGACCAGAACAAACCAAGGGTTTTGTGCTGCTCAAAAAACGTTGGGTCGTGGAGCGGACTTTTGGTTGGTTAATGGGGTGTCGGCGATTGGTTAGAGACTATGAATTATTGCCTGAAACATCGGAGACATTTATCTACCTTGCCATGATTCGGATCATGGTGAGGCGATTAGCATAA
- the avd gene encoding diversity-generating retroelement protein Avd codes for MKELSVIQKTYDCIKWYVPIIERLPKIHKFSLGDRIINQLYDLLEGLIKAKYAKNKLPQLESLNTELDILRYQTRMLLDFNKISVERYEYAIKLLEAV; via the coding sequence ATGAAAGAATTATCGGTCATTCAAAAGACCTATGATTGTATTAAATGGTATGTGCCAATTATTGAGCGATTGCCGAAAATTCATAAGTTTTCTTTAGGAGATAGGATAATTAATCAACTGTACGATTTATTGGAGGGATTAATTAAAGCCAAGTATGCCAAAAACAAACTTCCTCAACTAGAATCTCTTAATACTGAGTTAGATATTTTACGATATCAAACACGAATGCTGCTTGACTTCAATAAAATATCAGTTGAGCGATACGAATATGCCATAAAATTATTAGAGGCTGTTTGA
- a CDS encoding formylglycine-generating enzyme family protein, with protein MPKIVINRTQKTAQYYVEDLGNGITLDMVLIKSGSFLMGSPEDELERSGSESPQHLVNINQFCMGKYPVTQAQWKAVAALPQVNIELEADPSRFKGEQRPIEQVSWYDAVEFCDRLSSHTQRLYRLPSEAEWEYACRAGTTTPFHFGETITTDVANYDGTDDEEHKWSGSYGRGPKGIYRKETTFVGSFEVANTFGLYDMHGNVWEWCLDDWHHNYEGAPTDGSAWFDDNNNLSQKQGNALLRGGSWIIYPRICRSASRDNYDRAERDNISNIIGFRVVCAAGRILQ; from the coding sequence ATGCCAAAAATAGTTATAAACCGAACACAGAAGACAGCCCAATACTACGTAGAAGACTTGGGTAATGGAATTACGTTAGATATGGTGCTGATCAAGAGTGGCAGTTTTCTGATGGGTTCACCAGAAGATGAATTAGAGCGTAGTGGTTCAGAAAGCCCTCAGCATTTAGTGAACATTAACCAATTTTGCATGGGTAAGTATCCAGTCACTCAAGCACAGTGGAAAGCCGTAGCAGCATTACCACAGGTAAACATTGAGCTAGAAGCTGACCCATCTAGATTCAAAGGGGAGCAACGACCTATAGAGCAAGTCTCTTGGTATGATGCGGTTGAATTCTGCGATCGCTTATCCTCCCACACACAAAGACTGTACCGCCTTCCTAGTGAAGCAGAATGGGAATATGCCTGTCGCGCTGGAACTACCACCCCATTTCATTTTGGGGAAACAATTACAACTGATGTCGCCAATTATGACGGTACAGATGACGAAGAACATAAATGGTCAGGTTCTTATGGACGAGGGCCAAAAGGAATTTATCGAAAAGAAACTACATTTGTAGGGAGTTTTGAGGTAGCTAACACCTTTGGGTTGTACGATATGCACGGAAACGTATGGGAATGGTGTCTTGATGATTGGCACCATAACTATGAAGGTGCGCCCACAGATGGCAGTGCTTGGTTTGATGATAATAATAACCTTTCTCAAAAACAAGGAAATGCCTTACTGCGGGGCGGTTCCTGGATCATCTATCCTAGGATCTGCCGTTCCGCGTCCCGCGACAACTACGATAGGGCGGAGCGCGACAACATCAGCAACATTATTGGTTTTCGTGTTGTCTGCGCTGCCGGGAGGATTCTTCAGTAG
- a CDS encoding formylglycine-generating enzyme family protein — translation METSQQQRGSTIGQFAKTLTDAKLDFDAIDLADILWLAQFIEPAKSLPSDPRPQETVERIQNDTKKIDNNEPTVNLYPNDHSSPQQSETIASAQKLEQKPEKQSGTSFSVPAAPALRNRLDLARSLRPLMRKVSSQTRFDVDEDATVAQIAETGVWLPVVRAVPERWLQLDLVVEESKTTVIWERAIMELNHLMEYQGAFRSVRTWRLSAQTGKVQLFPRWRDGSIHSVAKTELARNQRSHTPGELIDPTGRRLIWLVTDCTSALWRQDLIYETLLDWSKVQPIAIFQMFPERLWSRTALRDGHIVRLGAIVPGLLSNQLVIEGLPQRLEQRNHEDLVTVSIITLDAASMLLWARVASGFGDYRTPGRTFDLSFIRRQPEKGKLDSSPRSISERTAQERVALFRSTASKTAQQLADLMAATPVTLPVIDLLRDAFRADFQEEVQQSHVAEVLLSGLLRRCDTEEDDVCRYEFWGDNSPNGDERVRHILLGDTSILKTIEVLNVLSTSICQKLGSPSKTFEALLGDIQASEGDQWDAVLPFARVGLDVLRRLGGEYAALAQRYSSITESEVLLRETLPPLQEFTFEVATIIIEADTATPQGFILQSFNFEVAIITGINQSNVSNNSLEIADNLVFYQTEKHLTEVEQLIIQETISNRTYEQIAASSNYSTRQLKNVANNLWKVLSEALGEKINKTNLKNTLQRQVNYSQIDIHRSLRQAQYFIEGLGSGVKLEMVAIPEGSFLMGSPEDEPERYSDESPQHQVTVSAFFMGKYPITQAQWQAVASLPQVNRELSPDPSHFKGANLPVEEVSWYDAVEFCDRLSQYTGRPYSLPSEAEWEYACRAGTTTPFHFGETITSELANYNADYTYGAGVKGTYREETTPVGSFEVANAFGLYDMHGNVDEWCLDDWHSNYEGAPTDGSAWFDDNDNIYQKQGRAVLRGGSWFYNPKYCRSASRDYDLRAERDSISYDIGFRVVCAAGRILQ, via the coding sequence ATGGAAACATCTCAGCAGCAGCGAGGATCAACAATCGGACAGTTCGCGAAAACGTTAACAGATGCAAAACTGGACTTCGATGCTATCGACTTAGCTGATATTCTTTGGCTGGCTCAGTTTATCGAGCCAGCCAAGTCTTTGCCGTCAGATCCCCGACCCCAAGAAACGGTTGAACGCATCCAAAACGATACTAAGAAAATTGACAACAATGAACCCACAGTTAACCTCTATCCTAACGATCACTCATCTCCACAGCAGTCAGAAACAATCGCTTCTGCACAGAAATTAGAACAAAAACCTGAGAAACAAAGCGGAACTTCGTTTTCAGTCCCCGCAGCTCCAGCATTGCGAAACCGACTCGATCTGGCGCGATCGCTCCGCCCTCTGATGCGTAAGGTATCATCGCAAACCCGATTTGATGTAGATGAAGATGCTACAGTGGCACAAATTGCCGAGACAGGGGTTTGGTTGCCCGTAGTACGTGCAGTGCCAGAACGCTGGCTACAACTGGATTTAGTCGTCGAAGAATCGAAGACAACCGTAATCTGGGAACGCGCAATCATGGAACTGAACCATCTAATGGAATATCAGGGGGCGTTCCGATCTGTCCGGACTTGGCGACTGTCCGCCCAAACGGGAAAGGTACAGTTGTTTCCCCGGTGGCGTGATGGCTCAATTCATTCTGTGGCAAAAACCGAACTAGCAAGGAATCAACGTTCCCATACTCCAGGTGAACTGATTGACCCAACGGGGCGACGCTTGATTTGGCTGGTGACAGACTGTACATCAGCGCTTTGGCGGCAAGACCTGATTTATGAAACACTGCTGGATTGGAGCAAGGTACAGCCGATTGCAATCTTCCAAATGTTTCCGGAGCGATTATGGTCAAGAACCGCATTGCGCGATGGGCATATTGTCAGGCTGGGAGCGATTGTTCCGGGCTTATTGAGTAATCAATTGGTAATTGAAGGTTTGCCCCAACGTCTAGAACAGCGTAATCATGAGGACTTGGTTACTGTGTCGATTATCACTCTTGATGCCGCGTCGATGTTACTCTGGGCAAGAGTAGCCTCTGGTTTTGGAGATTACCGCACACCAGGGCGAACTTTTGATCTGTCTTTTATCCGCAGGCAACCAGAAAAAGGAAAATTAGACTCGTCTCCACGCTCAATCTCAGAACGGACTGCCCAAGAGCGAGTGGCACTGTTTCGCTCAACAGCTTCCAAAACAGCGCAGCAATTAGCAGATTTAATGGCCGCAACTCCAGTAACCTTGCCCGTGATTGACCTATTACGGGATGCCTTTCGTGCCGATTTTCAGGAGGAGGTACAACAATCTCATGTGGCAGAAGTACTGCTCAGTGGTCTCTTGCGCCGTTGTGATACAGAAGAAGATGACGTATGCCGCTACGAGTTCTGGGGCGATAACTCCCCTAATGGAGACGAACGAGTACGTCATATTTTGCTGGGAGATACATCGATATTAAAGACGATTGAGGTGTTGAATGTGCTATCAACATCGATTTGTCAAAAACTGGGCAGCCCCTCAAAAACTTTTGAGGCCTTGCTTGGTGATATACAAGCCTCAGAAGGCGATCAATGGGATGCAGTTTTACCCTTTGCTAGAGTGGGCTTAGACGTACTGCGTCGTTTGGGTGGTGAATATGCTGCATTGGCACAGCGATATAGTTCTATAACTGAATCAGAAGTGCTACTCCGGGAAACCTTACCGCCACTTCAAGAATTTACATTTGAAGTTGCAACTATCATTATTGAAGCTGACACCGCAACACCTCAAGGTTTTATCCTGCAATCTTTTAATTTTGAAGTAGCAATCATCACAGGGATAAACCAATCTAATGTATCAAATAATTCACTAGAAATTGCTGATAATTTAGTATTTTATCAGACAGAAAAACACTTGACTGAAGTTGAACAGCTAATCATACAGGAAACAATATCAAATCGAACTTACGAGCAAATTGCAGCATCATCAAATTACTCTACACGCCAGCTAAAGAATGTTGCTAATAATCTATGGAAAGTTTTATCGGAAGCATTAGGCGAAAAAATTAATAAAACAAATTTAAAGAATACTCTTCAACGACAGGTAAATTATTCTCAAATAGATATTCACCGTAGTCTTCGACAAGCCCAATACTTTATTGAAGGCTTAGGCAGTGGCGTTAAACTAGAAATGGTAGCTATCCCCGAAGGCAGTTTTCTGATGGGATCACCAGAAGATGAACCAGAGCGTTACAGTGATGAAAGTCCGCAACATCAAGTAACTGTCTCAGCATTCTTCATGGGTAAGTACCCCATAACGCAGGCACAGTGGCAAGCAGTAGCTTCTCTGCCGCAAGTAAACCGAGAACTTAGCCCTGACCCATCCCACTTTAAAGGTGCAAATCTACCCGTAGAGGAAGTTTCTTGGTACGATGCGGTTGAGTTTTGCGATCGCCTCTCCCAATATACAGGCAGACCCTACAGTTTACCGAGTGAAGCAGAATGGGAATATGCCTGTCGCGCTGGAACTACTACACCATTTCATTTTGGCGAAACAATCACATCAGAGTTAGCCAACTACAATGCTGACTACACTTATGGTGCGGGTGTAAAAGGAACCTACAGAGAAGAGACTACACCTGTGGGCAGTTTTGAAGTCGCTAACGCCTTTGGGTTATACGATATGCACGGAAACGTAGACGAATGGTGTCTTGATGATTGGCACAGCAACTATGAAGGAGCGCCAACAGATGGCAGTGCTTGGTTTGATGATAATGATAATATTTACCAAAAGCAAGGACGTGCCGTGCTGCGGGGCGGTTCCTGGTTCTACAATCCTAAGTACTGCCGTTCCGCGTCCCGCGACTACGACCTTAGGGCGGAGCGCGACAGCATCAGCTACGATATTGGTTTTCGTGTTGTCTGCGCTGCCGGGAGGATTCTTCAGTAG
- a CDS encoding AAA family ATPase produces the protein MSDETLAAQASTEKLFNPIFKGTGEDRFKPEDSLPLPPAPTWRRAERRKEGRGKTFQVRPEEIEMVNAALYLRRPLLVTGKPGTGKTSLAYAIANELGMGEVLYWPITTRTTLRDGLYLYDAISRLQDANSSRPRDGNSGERDERFDNIGNYIRLGPLGTALVPAKKPRILIVDEIDKSDIDLPNDLLYVFEEGAFEIPELVRIENIKAEVEVRTAYKDDLEFTFNDSYKVKAGKTVIIGGKVVCEEFPLMILTSNGERDFPAPFLRRCVRLTMAEPDENRLGQIVNAHLQQQVEQDTKDDKEISVPSAADIQKLIKDFMKKRSDRSRGDLATDQLLNAVYLLMSERDPDLKSREDLINRLWKHLSSSEDQQSDSSRKR, from the coding sequence ATGAGCGACGAAACTTTAGCGGCTCAAGCCAGTACCGAAAAACTATTCAATCCGATTTTCAAAGGCACCGGAGAAGATCGATTTAAACCCGAAGACTCACTACCATTGCCGCCTGCTCCGACTTGGCGACGGGCTGAACGCCGCAAGGAAGGACGGGGAAAAACATTTCAGGTACGCCCCGAAGAAATTGAGATGGTAAATGCAGCGCTGTATCTGCGGCGACCTCTTCTGGTAACAGGGAAACCTGGCACTGGCAAGACATCCTTGGCCTATGCTATCGCCAACGAACTGGGAATGGGTGAAGTTCTGTACTGGCCAATTACGACCCGGACAACTCTTCGAGATGGACTGTATCTTTATGATGCGATTTCTCGTCTGCAAGATGCCAACAGTTCACGTCCCCGTGATGGGAACTCAGGAGAACGCGACGAACGCTTCGACAACATTGGTAATTATATCCGCCTGGGCCCATTAGGAACGGCCTTGGTTCCTGCCAAAAAACCGCGCATTTTGATTGTTGATGAAATCGACAAGAGCGATATCGATCTGCCTAACGATTTGCTTTACGTCTTTGAGGAAGGAGCATTTGAAATTCCGGAGCTGGTGCGGATTGAAAATATAAAGGCTGAGGTAGAAGTGCGGACAGCTTATAAAGACGATCTGGAGTTTACATTCAACGATAGTTATAAGGTGAAAGCAGGTAAAACTGTAATTATAGGTGGCAAGGTAGTTTGCGAAGAATTTCCGCTCATGATTTTGACTAGCAATGGTGAGCGTGACTTTCCGGCTCCATTTCTCCGTCGATGTGTGCGTCTAACGATGGCAGAACCAGATGAAAATCGTCTGGGGCAAATTGTCAACGCCCACCTTCAACAACAGGTGGAGCAAGATACCAAAGACGATAAGGAAATAAGCGTTCCGTCAGCAGCAGATATCCAAAAACTCATTAAAGATTTCATGAAAAAGCGGAGCGATCGCAGCCGAGGAGATTTAGCTACCGATCAACTCTTAAATGCAGTATACCTGCTAATGAGTGAGCGCGACCCAGATTTGAAAAGCCGAGAAGACCTCATTAATCGCTTATGGAAACATCTCAGCAGCAGCGAGGATCAACAATCGGACAGTTCGCGAAAACGTTAA